The Chryseolinea soli nucleotide sequence CGCGACGGCATTGCCCGGCTCGAGCATGAGGTGACGGAGGAATATATCCACGAGATCCTTCACAACAGCCTTTCGCGCGGCCTGATGGTGGTGGCCGAACACCCCGATGATCCTAATGAACTGGTGGCCGATATGCACGGTTACACGATGGGACTGGAGATCTTCAAACACTTAATTACCGACGTGACGGTATGCGTCCACCCCGACTTCCAGGGGAGAAAGATCGGCCGCACGATCCTCACCATCTACCTGGACGAAATTGTGCGCAACCGCCCCGAGATCGGGAAGGTGGAATTGATTGCCCGCGAAGGAAATCTCAGGGCGATCCATTTATATCAATCTGTTGGCTTCCGCATCGAGGGCCGGTTGGAAATGCGCATCCGCATGGCCGATGGCACGTATGAAGCCGATATCCCGATGGGATGGCAAAACCCTTCATTTGAATTCGACATGCCCTAGCCTGGGTCATGAACATTTCATTCCCGGGTATATAACCCCGGTTGCAAAAAAAAGATTGAAAAGGATTTTCGTTAGACGAGGTATTCGAACAGGTTTTCGTTCTGATTCACCAGCGTGTAGTTCAGCTTGTGGCCGTCCATACGGGCAATGAGCGAGTTGAAATCGTCTTTTGATTTCACTTCGATGCCGATGAGTGCGGGACCACTTTCCTTGTTATTCTTCTGGATGAATTCAAAACGCACGATGTCGTCGTTGGGGCCCAAAATGTCGTTGACGAATTCTTTGAGGGCTCCGGGGCGCTGCGCAAAGCGTACGATGAAATAATACTTGAGGCCTTCGTAGAGCAGCGAGCGTTCTTTGATCTCCTGCATGCGGTCGATGTCGTTGTTGCCGCCGCTGAGGACGCAGACTACCTTTTTGCCTTTGATCTGGGCTGCGTATTGATCGAGGGCTGCGATGGACAATGCCCCGGCCGGTTCGGCCACGATGGCATCTTCGTTGTAGAGTTGCAGGATGGTGGTGCTCACTTTGCCTTCGGGCACCAGCAGCAAGTCGGTGATCACGTCTTTGCAGAGCTCGAATGTGATGTCGCCCACTTTCTTCACGGCCGCGCCGTCGACAAAGCGCTGGATCGTATCGAGCACAACGGGCTTGCCTGCATCGAGGGCAGCTTTCATGGAGGGTGCGCCCAGGGGTTCTACGCCCACCAGTTTGGTTTGGGGCGAGAAGAGTCTGAAATATTGACCCACGCCGGCACAAAGGCCGCCACCGCCAATGGGCACGAAGATGTAGTCGATGCCCGACAGGTCGTCGAGGATCTCTTTGCCTACGGTGCCTTGTCCTTCAATCACTTTCAGGTGATCGAATGGCGGGATGAAGACCATTTCATTTTCTTCGGTAAACGCCAGCGCATGGGCCTGGCATTCGTCGAACGTGTCGCCGATGAGGACGATCTCGATGTTGTTGCCGCCAAACATTCTCACCTGGTTGATCTTTTGTTTGGGGGTGATGGCGGGCATGTAGATCACGCCTTTGATGTCGAGGTATTTGCAGGCGAAGGCCACCCCTTGGGCGTGGTTGCCGGCACTCGCACACACGACGCCGCGTTTGCGCTGGTCGTCGCTCAGGCTTTGGATGAGGTTGTAGGCACCCCGCAATTTATACGAGCGCACCACCTGCAAATCTTCGCGTTTAATGTAAATCTCGGCTTGAAATTTTTCGGAGAGTTTGCGATGGTATTGCAACGGCGTTTTCAGCGCTACGGCTTTGAGCGCGTAGGCGGCGGCGTTGATGTTGAGGTCGTATGTTTGTGAGGTGGGTTTCATAAGGATAAAATACTAACCGCGAAGGCATCAAAAGATCGTGTCCGTTGCGCCTTCGCGGTTAAGGAAAATTAGTTGATCATGCTGGCTTCCACCGTGTTCTTCTCAGGTCTGAGTTGACGTACGGCGGCACCGGCTTGCCAGAGTTCGCTTTCGCGGAGTTCTTTCAGTTCTTCTGCCAGCTTCTCGCGGTAGTCGGGCTTGCTGCAAGTTTCGATGGTGCGTTTTGCTTCGGCGCCAGTGGCTACGCTCTTGTACAATTCCTGGAATACGGGAAGGGTAGCGGCTTTGAATTTCTTTTTCCAATCCAATGCACCGCGTTGTGCCGTAGTGGAACAGTTGGCATACATCCAGTCCATACCGTTCTCGGCGACGAGGGGCATGAGGCTTTGCGTGAGCTCTTCTACGGTTTCGTTGAAGGCTTCGGAAGGCGAGTGGCCGTTGGCGCGCAGCACTTCGTATTGTGCTTCGAAGATGCCGGCGATGGCACCCATCAACGTTCCTCGTTCGCCGCTGAGGTCGGAGTATACTTCTTTCTTGAAATCAGTTTCAAACAAATAGCCCGATCCCACGCCGATGCCAAGGGCAATGGCTTTCTGTTTGGCATTGCCGGTTGCGTCTTGGAACACAGCATAGCTGGAGTTGATACCCTTGCCTTGGAGGAACAGGCGGCGTACGGAAGTACCCGATCCCTTAGGAGCCGCTAACACCACGTCGATGTCTGCAGGAGGGATGATGCCGGTTTGTTCTTTGAAGGTGATGCCAAAGCCGTGCGAGAAATATAAGGTCTTGCCTTTGGTGAGGAAAGGTTTGATCGTGGGCCACAGGGCGATCTGTCCGGCATCGGAGAGCAGAAACTCGATAACGGTTCCGCGTTGTGCTGCTTCTTCGATCTCGAACAATGTTTTGCCAGGAACCCATCCGTGTTCAACCGCTTTGTCCCATGTTTTGGATCCTTTGCGTTGGCCAACGATAACGTTGAAACCGTTGTCGCGCAGGTTGAGGGCTTGCGCCGGGCCTTGCACACCGTAGCCTATAATGGCAATTGTCTCGTTCTTCAGTATGTCAAGTGCTTTTTCCATCGGGAATTCTTCACGGGTAACAACCTCTTCGATCGTTCCGCCAAAATTGATCTTTGCCATTTTGATTTATTGTTTAAGTTTTAATTTTTTACGTGTTGTGTTTTTTTGATCCGGATCGCTTCCGCGTTATACAACTTGTTCGTTGTGCTTGGCGCTCAATTCGCAATAGAGATCGCTTCCGGGATAGTAGATCGCATATTCCACTTCGATGAGCTTCTCCAGCTGGTGTTTCACTTTCTCCATCATGTCGGCCGTGGTGAACAGCAGCAGCACGGCCACCCCCATGCGAAAGTCGCCTTCCACTTCGTGGGCCACCAGTTTTTTGATCCTGATCCTGCGGCGATTCAGGATATTAACGATCCGGTTCAAAACCGAAAAGTTATTATCGGAATGTATTTCAAGGGTGAATTCCTGTTTCATAGTTATCGTGTTGGTCTCTAAAAGGGTGCGGGTGTGTATGGTCATAGCATTAGATCTTAGGAGCTTCCAAAAGAACATCGGCCACGCCGGCGCCGGCGGGAACCATGGGGAACACGTTGTCTTCTTTGCCGACAACCACTTCCAGGAAATAAGGCGTTTCCGCGGCGAGCATTTCTTTCAATGCGCCCTGAAGATCGTCGCGGGCCTCCACTTTGCGTGCGGGGATACTATAGGCTTCGGCCAGTTTCACGAAGTCGGGGTTCTGCATCTCGGTGAACGAATAACGCTTGCCATGGAACAGCTGTTGCCACTGGCGCACCATGCCCAGGAAGTTATTGTTCAACACAATGATCTTCACGGGAATTTTGTATTGCATAATGGTGCCTAATTCTTGCACGGTCATTTGATAGCCACCGTCACCGATCACGGCCACCACTTGTTTTGCGGGTGTGCCCAGCTTGGCACCCATCGCGGCAGGCAAGGCAAAACCCATCGTGCCGGCGCCGCCCGAGGTGACGTTGGTGCGGGGATCTTTGTATTGATAATAGCGCGAGGTCGTCATCTGGTGCTGACCTACGTCGGTCACGACCACGGCTTCTCCTTTTGTGAAATTGGAGAGGTGGTGAATGACTTCGGCCATGGTGAGTTTTTCGCTGGTGGGGAAAAATTCCTTGCGAACCACTTTGTCGTATTCTTCATCGTTCAGCTTTTTGAAGCTGGCGATCCATTCGGCGTGACGGTTGGCTTTGCACTTGGGCTGCAAGGCCGTCAGCGCTTCTTTCGCGTCGGCGTGAACGGCCACATCGGCCTTGATGATCTTGTTGATCTCCGCTTTGTCGATCTCGATGTGAACGACCTTGGCTTGCTTGGCATATTTGCTCACGTTGCCGGTTACACGGTCATCGAAACGCATGCCCACGGCGATGAGCACATCGCATTCGTTCGTGTTCAGGTTGGGGCCATAGTTTCCGTGCATGCCCAGGAAGCCGACATAATTCGGGTGATCTGTGGGGAAGGCACCGAGTCCAAGCAACGTGCTGGCTACCGGAATGCCGGTCTTTTCAGAGAAAGCGATCAATTCCTTTGTCGCTCCGGACAACAGGATGCCCTGGCCGGCGAGAATGTAAGGACGTTTGGCATTGTTGATCAATTCCGCAGCAGCGTCTACTTGCGTCGGTTGCAGCGTGGGTTTCGGTTTATAGGTGCGGATGCTCTCGCATTTTTTGTAGTCCGCTTCCTCGATCATCTCGTTCTGTGCGTTCTTGGTAATGTCTACCAGAACAGGTCCGGGACGGCCAGTGTTGGCGATATAGAAAGCGCGTGCTACGGCGGGTGCGATATCTTTGGCTTCCGTTACCTGGATGTTCCATTTCGTTACCGGGATGGTGGTGTTCACCACATCGGTTTCCTGGAAAGCATCCGTGCCCAACAGGTGCGCAAACACCTGGCCGGTGATGCAGACCAGGGGCGTGGAGTCGATGAGTGCATCGGCCAGGCCGGTCACCAGGTTGGTAGCACCGGGGCCGGAGGTGGCAAACACAACACCTGCTTTTCCCGACACGCGGGCAAAGCCCTGGGCGGCGTGGATCGCGCCTTGTTCGTGGCGCACGAGTATGTGTGTCAGCCGGTCGGCATAGTGATAGAGGGCATCGTATACCGGCATGATCGCTCCGCCGGGATATCCGAAGATGATGTCGGCGCCTTCTTCCACCAGGCTGCGAAGCAACACTTCGGAACCGGTGATCTTTTGTTTGGGTTGGGTTTCCGTCCCAACGGCAAGTTTAGTCTTCGTCAGTAACGCATCCATCTGCAGCAGTTTTTACGTGTTTGGCATACTTCCATAAAATTCCATTCTTGGCGTTCAGCGGTGGAGTCTTCCAGGCCGCTCTGCGTTTGGACAAGGTCGCATCGTCAACCAGCAGGTTGATCGTGTGACCCTGTACATCTATTTCAATCAGATCATTGTCTTCCACGAGGGCGATCACGCCGCCTTCATAAGCTTCGGGGGTGATGTGCCCGATGAGGAGGCCGTGTGAGCCGCCGGAAAATCTTCCGTCGGTGATCAGGGCCACGCTCTTGCCAAGACCCACGCCCATGATGGCCGAAGTGGGCTTGAGCATTTCCGGCATGCCGGGAGCGCCTTTGGGGCCTACGTAGCGGATCACCACCACGTCGCCGGGTTTTACTTTACCACTCTGGATGCCATCCACCAAAGCAAACTCGCCGTTGAATACGCGGGCGGGTCCTTTGAAGCGATCGCCTTCTTTGCCCGTGATCTTGGCTACCGATCCTTTGGCCGCCAGGTTTCCGTACAGGATCTGGAGGTGGCCCGTGGCCTTGATGGCTTTTTCGAAGGGCAGGATGATATCCTGTTTTGTGAAATCCAGGTCGGGGATACTTTCCAGGTTTTCTTTTACTGTCTTTCCGGTTACGGTGATGCAATCACCGTGGAGGAAGCCCTTCTTCAGCAAATATTTCATCACCGCGGGCACGCCGCCGATCTTGTGGAGGTCTTCCATCAAATATTTTCCGCTGGGCTTGAGGTCGGCGATGAGCGGTGTTTTGTCGCTGATGCGCTGAAAGTCTTCTTGTGTGAGCGACACGCCGGCGCACTTGGCCATCGCGATGAGGTGCAACACGGCATTAGTGGATCCACCCAAAACCATGACCACGGTGATGGCGTTCTCAAAGGCCTTCTTGGTCATGATGTCGCGCGGCTTCAGGTCGCGCTCCAGCAGGAGGCGGATGGCGTTGGCGGCCTCGATGCACTCTGCCGATTTCTCTTTGCTGAGCGCAGGGTTCGATGCCGAGAAAGGCAATGACATCCCCATCGCTTCGATGGCCGATGCCATGGTGTTGGCGGTGTACATGCCCCCGCAAGCGCCTGCGCCGGGGCAAGAGTTTTGGATGATGCCTTTGAAATCTTCCGGCGTAATGGTACCCGCCATTTTCTGCCCCAGGGCTTCGAAGGCGGAGATGATGTTCAGTTGTTGTCCTTTCCAGTGGCCGCCGGCAATGGTGCCGCCGTAGACCATGATGGAGGGCCGGTTCAAGCGGGCCATGGCCATCAAGGCGCCGGGCATGTTTTTGTCGCAGCCGGGAACGGCGATGAGGCCGTCGTAGTACTGCGCACCGCATACGGTTTCGATCGAGTCGGCGATCACTTCGCGGCTCACTAGCGAATAGCGCATGCCTTCGGTGCCGTTGCTCATGCCGTCGCTCACGCCGATGGTGTGGAAGATGAGACCTACGAGGTCTTTGGTCCACACCGCGGTCTTCACTTCTTCGGCCAGCTTGTTGAGGTGCATGTTGCAAGTGTTGCCGTCATAGCCCGTGCTCACAATGCCCACCTGGGCCTTCTTCAAATCTTCTTCCGTCAATCCGATCCCATACAGCATGGCTTGCGCCGCGGGCAGCGTGGGATCTTGTGTGAGGGTCTTGCTATACTTGTTCAGTTCCAAAATGTATCTGCGGTTTAATCGTAAAATCTTTAAAAACGGGTCGAGTGAAGTTATCGGTGGGGACAACTTCACCTCCCCGAACATCTATCTGGTTGTAGTTAGATGATGACGTAGCTGAAGGACTTCTCCAACACCTGGCATTTGTAGGCCTCTTGTACAGTGGCGCCCAGGCTTTCGTACCATTCCTTGCGGAAGGGCTTGGCGTCGATGGACTCGATGCCGGCGATCTCGGCCGCGGTGCCGCAGAGGAAGGCACTGTCGGCGCTTTCCAGTTCTTCAGGGCTGATATTTCTTTCCTTCACCGGGATGTCCAGTTCGCGGCAGATGTTGAGCACGGTTTGCCGTGTGATGCCGGGCAGGATGTGTCCCACGGGAGGGGTATACAACACGCCGTTCTTTTCCAGGAAGAAGTTCGCGCCGGGCGCTTCGGCCACGTTGCCGTTCATGTCGAGCATGAGGGCTTCGTCGTAGCCGCGTACTTTGGCTTCGCTGGTGGCGAGGATCGAGTTCACGTAATGGCCGGTGACCTTGGCTTCCATTTTCAGGGAGTTGGGGTTAGGGCGCTGGTAGGAGGAAACACAAAGCTTGAGCAGCTTGTCGCCATGGTATTTGTCCCATTCCCAGGCGCACATCATCAGGAACACATCCTGGGGTTGGGTGAGGGTCATGTTGGGACCACAGTAGACCAGCGGGCGGATATAGCTGTCGGAGAGGTTGTTTCTTTCGAGGAGTTGGTAAGCGATTTGAACCAGTTCTTCGGTTTCGTACTGAAAGGGAATGCCCACGAGCGCGCAGCTTTTGCGCAGGCGTTCGAAGTGTTCGAAGGCCTTAAAGATCTTGACGCCGTTTAGTGACTGGTAAGCACGGATGCCCTCGAATGCACCGAAGCCATAATGCAGTGTCTGGCTGTAGAGGTCGGTGTGAGCATCAACCGCTTTTATGAACTTACCATTCAAGAAAAGGATCGTGTCTTTCGTGTAATACATATAACAATTGTTAGTTTGTTTTAGCCTGTATAAAACAAAACCGCCCCGAGGCTATCGGGGCGGTTCGTGAGTTTTTAGTTCGTTATGCTATATCACCATCGCCCCTGCGGGTTTGACCACGATCACGACGATTAGAAGCAACAAAAACAGGGAAGCCATGGACCTTGAAAGGTTCATGCTGCGTTCTGATATTGTTGTTGAATTCGACATATAATTTTGTGCGAGTACAATGGTCACAAATTATCGACTAAGGTTCAAGTTATTTACCAAAAATATTTGAAATTTCATCAATAACGAATGTTAGCTACTCCGTACGGGTGTTAGTTAAGGGGTTAATTTTGCCTGTGGTGGCCGTTGTTTTTTGAGGTACGGAAGGGATGTTTTTTTGTTGTTTTGGGAAGGGCATCGCGTTGGAAAAAAAATTTAGGCGCAAAGGCGTCCTCCTTTGCTGGAGCTTCGGCGGGCAGGCAGGAATTTTTACGGTTTGAACGCAGACAATGGCGAAAAAGTCCAGTCGCATTTTATGAGAAAAACATCTTACTATCTACGATCAAAAAAGTTGTTGAGATAGCCTATTTTTTTGCTCTGCGCGAGAGATAATAATGCCACAAGAGCATCGTCGCCACGGTGCGGTAGGGCTGCCAGTTTACGGCGATCTCCAGCAGTTCTTCGCGGGTGGTTTCGACCGGGAGATTTTTCAAATGTTTTAACGCATTTACGGCGGCCAGATCGCCAATGGGAAATACATCTACCCGTTGCAACACAAACATCAGGTACACATCGATGGTCCAGTTGCCAACGCCCTTCAGTTGGTTCAGCGTGGCGCGTACATCGTCGTTGGATAATTTTTCTATCGCGGGCAAATGCACTGTTCCATTGACGATCGACTCGGCGAGGTATCGCACGTAGACGGTTTTTTGACGACTGAAGTAACACGCTTTGAGCTCCTCATCCGACAACACCAGAACGCCTTCGGGTGTTATTTCTCCCAGGCGTTCGCGCAGTTTGTTCAATGCGGCTAATGCTGAGGCCAGGGATACTTGTTGTTCCAGGATGATGTGTACCAGGCTTTCAAAAGTGTTGGGCCGTGTCCACATCGGTGGATAACCATAGGTCTGAATGACCGATGTCAGGTCCTTGTCGTTTGATGCCAGGGCATCACAGATTTTGTGGAAGTTGTCGGAAGAGAAGGTCGTGAACATGAATGAAAATGGGGTCAATAAAGTACTGGTACAAGATCCAACTTTCTACCAGAGTGTAGGATTTTTTCTGGAGTTTTCCAGGCGCAATAAAAACGATTTGTTCTCAAGACCGCCACCAAATCCAACTAATTTGCCCGAGTGCCCGATGACGCGGTGGCAAGGCGCAATGATGGAGATCGGATTTTTGTTTGCGGCCATCCCAACAGCGCGCACGGCGTTTGGACTGTCAATTTGTTTTGCGATCTCACCGTAGGTCCGGGTTTCTCCAAAGGGAATGGTCAACAACGCTTCCCATGTTTTTTTCTGAAACGGCGTGCCGATAAAATCCAGTTCGAGCGTGAAGGTTGTTCTTTTTTTCTCGAAGTATTCCGTCAGTTGCTTTTCGGTTTCAACGAGAATGGGGTGGTCATTGCATTCGGTGCTGTTTAGCGGTGCGCTTTGTGGATCGTCGCGCTGCCAGTGTACGCCGGCGAGACCTTTTTCGCTGGCGATGAGGGTTAACTCGCCTACGGGAGATTTTATTTTTTTATGATAATATCCTTCCATGCTTTATTTTTCAGGGATGTCCGCGATGAGTGGGGGCATCCTGCGGTGGATCATATTCCCTATACGTTCATTGCGGACTGAGGGGTGAATAAATTTAGAAATTTCCATTGAAAATATGGGTTCACCGGTTAGGGTAGAAAATTTAAGATGTTCCCTTCTATCGCTTGTTGGTGAAGAACACCAACAAGGGCGGTGGGGCGGTGAGGCGATAAAGTTAAATCGCGCAAAAAAAGGTCCCGGATGTCAGGACCTTTTCATGCCACGTCAGCGGGCAATGCCGGGAAGAATGGAATCTACTCCGACCGCAAACTTTTCGCAGGATTGGTGAGCGCTGCTTTGATCGATTGGAAGCTTACGGTCAGCAATGTAATCGCCAATGCGCCTGTGCTTGCCATGACAAAGACCCCCCAGGAAATGTTGATCCTGTATTGGTATTGTGCCAGCCAGTTGTTCATAAAATAGAACGATAAGGGAGTGGCCACAACACAAGAGATCGCGACCAGGAAAACAAAATCCTTTGACAGCAACCGCCACAATTCGGATACCGACGCGCCCATGACTTTGCGGATGCCGATTTCCTTGGTGCGTTGTTCGGCTACGAATGACGCCAGCCCGAAAAGCCCCAGACAACTGATGACAATGGCCAGGGTGGCGAAGACAAAGGCAATGTGGCCGATGCGCTTTTCATTGCTGAATTTTTTTCCAAACTCCTGGTCGGCGAAGGCGTATTCGAACGCGTTGGAAGGGTCGTATTTTTTAAAGACCGGTTCGATCTTCGCCAGGGCTTCCGTTGCACTGGCCCGCGGATTTAGTTTAAGGTTCACGATATTGTAGTTGATAAAAGAAATCCTATTGGACTTCAAAAAGAACATCATGGGCCTCACCGCTTCATAGGGCGACTGCGTGATCATGTTTTTGACAACTCCAATAATTTTCCACTCCCCGTTTTCACCCCACTTGATGACTTGGTCTATCGGATTTTGAAATCCAAGGTAGTCCACGGCGGCTTCGTTCACGATGAACCCGGAAGAATCGCTGGCAAAGTCTTTCGAAAAATCTCTTCCATTTTTTATTTGCCACCCGATGGTCTTCCCGAAATCGTGCGTGACGCCGATCGTTACAAATTCCTCGGCCATGTCCGGGTTTTTCCCTTGCCACTCGAAGCCGCTGTTGGTGGTGTAGATGTCCGTTATGGAACTTTCCGATGCGGCAATTTCTTCCACGACGCCGGTTTGTAAGAGATCGTTGCGCAAGACCTCAAAGCGTTTCATGATCTCTGCCGTTTTGATGGGCACCGATACGCAACCATTGATGGCATATCCGATCGGCCGGTCTTGCGCAAACCGGATCTGCCGGAAGACGATGAGCGTGCCCACGATGAGCGTGACCGAAACCGTGAACTGCACGACCACAAGCACCTTGCGCGGCACGGCGGCAAAACGGCCGGCGCTGAAAGCGCCCTTCAAGACTTTTGCCGGCTGAAACGCGGAGAGATACAAGGCAGGATAACTTCCCGCGATCAATCCCGTGACGATGGCAAAGGCGGTGCACGCAAACCAAAACCACGGCGCGCTCCAGGGTAGACCGATGCGTTTGCCGGAAACCTCGTTAAACCAGGGAAGAGCGAGTAGGACTACCATCAGTGAAAAGACAAAAGCGATCAGCGCGACCAATAGCGACTCCGTGAAAAACTGATTGATCAGCTGCGTGCGAACGGAGCCGATCGTTTTCCGGATGCCCACTTCCTTTGCCCGCTTTTCGGAACGCGCCGTGCTCAGGTTCATGAAGTTGATACAAGCCAGGAACAAAACAAAGCCACCGATGGTCCCCAGCATCCAAACGGATTGAATCCCACCACCAACCGATACGCCATCTTTAAAATCGGAATGGAGACGCCAGCGGCTCATGGGGTGAAGAAGCAGTTGGGGGTTTGATTTGTCGCGTTCTTCCGTAGACGTTCTCTTCAGCTTGGCGTCTTTGATCTTTGCCGACACAGCGTTCATGTCGGCGCCTTTGGTGACTTGCACAAAGCATTGAAACCAACTGTTGCCCCAACCCACCCGTTGTTCCAGCTCTGGGGCAATCAACCCCCAGGCCAGGATAACATTCAAATCGGAAAAGGAGGAATTGTCGGGCAGGTCTTCGTAGACACCCATTACCTTTACATCAAACCGGTTGTCGACCTGGAGGGTTTTCTCGATGGGATCGTCTTCACCAAAAAGAGCTTTTGCGGTGGACTGAGAAAGTAGGATCGCATTGAGGTCCTTCGGCCCTGGGGACGTTCCGCTCAACATTTTCAGCGTCAACATTTCTGCCAGTCCGGGCTCCATGAAGCAGCCGGATTTTTTCACGCTCTTTTCTTCATAAGAAAGTTTATGGCCTTCAGGGAAACTGCCGATCACGACATGATCGAAGTTGTCACCGTAGGTGTTCCGCAGTTCGGGACCCAGTTGCATGGCCTGGCTAAACCAGGTTTCCACCTGCCCATCGAAGGTTTGGTTCTGAACCACGCGCGCAATGCGATCGTAGTTCGTGAAATTTGTATCATACGACACCTCATCAAAAACCCAAAGGCCGATGAGCATCGCGGCGGCCATCCCAGTGGTGAGACCGCCGATGTTGATGAGGGAATAGCCTTTATTCTTTAAAAGGTTTCGCCAGCCGATCTTGAAGTAACTTTTGAACATAGCATATTGGTTTGCAGATTGAATTTCGTTTACCGGCCGGATCATGCTGGGCCTGAAAAGCAGAAGCACGTCGATGATGAACCGGATGTTCGCTCTTGTTTTGCCGGAAGTTTTTAATCGTTCGTCATAAAGTTCGAGCAGGTCTCCTTCGATGTATTTCCTTAGCGCGGGATGACAGAACCACCGGAAGAAACGGTGAAACAATTTTGGCGGTTCTTGGGGTTGTGTTTTCATAAAGGATGGCCCGACCCTGGGTTCAGAATTTCATGGAAGTACCCGGCGGAAGAATAAATTCCTATTCGTAGTATTAATAATTATGCCAAATGGAAAAAGGGCTAATCGGAGGGAATTGGGTGGGGGAGAGCCGAAGGGTTGTTCGCATTCGAACAAAAATTGCTCGGATCAGAGCAGGGAGTCAGGAGCCTGCCTGGTGGTTAAATATTTTTTCTTTGGGGGTATGGGTGGGCGTTGCTTTGTTACATTTGCGGGAATCCATCCCTTTGGATACGG carries:
- a CDS encoding ABC transporter permease; amino-acid sequence: MKTQPQEPPKLFHRFFRWFCHPALRKYIEGDLLELYDERLKTSGKTRANIRFIIDVLLLFRPSMIRPVNEIQSANQYAMFKSYFKIGWRNLLKNKGYSLINIGGLTTGMAAAMLIGLWVFDEVSYDTNFTNYDRIARVVQNQTFDGQVETWFSQAMQLGPELRNTYGDNFDHVVIGSFPEGHKLSYEEKSVKKSGCFMEPGLAEMLTLKMLSGTSPGPKDLNAILLSQSTAKALFGEDDPIEKTLQVDNRFDVKVMGVYEDLPDNSSFSDLNVILAWGLIAPELEQRVGWGNSWFQCFVQVTKGADMNAVSAKIKDAKLKRTSTEERDKSNPQLLLHPMSRWRLHSDFKDGVSVGGGIQSVWMLGTIGGFVLFLACINFMNLSTARSEKRAKEVGIRKTIGSVRTQLINQFFTESLLVALIAFVFSLMVVLLALPWFNEVSGKRIGLPWSAPWFWFACTAFAIVTGLIAGSYPALYLSAFQPAKVLKGAFSAGRFAAVPRKVLVVVQFTVSVTLIVGTLIVFRQIRFAQDRPIGYAINGCVSVPIKTAEIMKRFEVLRNDLLQTGVVEEIAASESSITDIYTTNSGFEWQGKNPDMAEEFVTIGVTHDFGKTIGWQIKNGRDFSKDFASDSSGFIVNEAAVDYLGFQNPIDQVIKWGENGEWKIIGVVKNMITQSPYEAVRPMMFFLKSNRISFINYNIVNLKLNPRASATEALAKIEPVFKKYDPSNAFEYAFADQEFGKKFSNEKRIGHIAFVFATLAIVISCLGLFGLASFVAEQRTKEIGIRKVMGASVSELWRLLSKDFVFLVAISCVVATPLSFYFMNNWLAQYQYRINISWGVFVMASTGALAITLLTVSFQSIKAALTNPAKSLRSE